Genomic segment of Streptomyces longhuiensis:
CGCCCAGTCGGGCTGCCGCAGGATCGCGAAGGCACACAGCGCCCCCGCGACCACGCCCGCCGCGGCCGCCAACTGCAAAAGCCGGCCTGTCGACCCGCCGAAGCCGGGGCGCAGCCGCGGGTAGCGGATCCGCACCTGGCGCCAGGTTCCTCCGTACGAGGACCAGACGTGTCGCCGGTCGCCGGAGTCGAAGCCGAGGAGCCGGCCGGTCAGGCTGGTGACACCGAGCGCGGTGCCGTACGCGAGATAGCGGTCCCAGACCGTCACGGATGCGGGTGGCAGTCGGGCGAAGTCCTCGTGCGCCGTCAGCCACGCTCGCAGTCCGGCCCAATGCCCGGCGCGTTCAAGGCCCTTCGGTGTCGCCCGCTCGCCCAGCGTCTTGCCGAGCAGGAAGGCCAGCGCGGCGCCCGGGGCCACACCGACGAAGAGCGCGCCGCGTACACCGTGGTGTCCCATGATCGCGGCCACGGTGAACAGCGCACCGGGCACGAAGGCACAGACCAGCAAAGCGCTGACGAGCAAGGGTGCGAACCGGTACCGGGACAGGCCGCGCAGCCGGGCCTCGGCGATGACCTCCCGGCGCAGCGCCGTGTTCCAGGAGGCGGCGCGCTCGTCGTCACGGAAGGCGATCGCACCGATAGGCGCGCCGCCGTGCGCCGCCCGGGCGGCGACGCGGTCCAGTACCCGCTGCTCGTACGGCCTCAGCCCCGCCGCTGTCCGGCCTCCCTCGGTGAGGTGAACGGTGCTACGGGCCGGGTCGTCGCCCGGCTGCCGCAGCTCCACGAGCCCACGGGCCGCGAGATCCAGCAGGGTGGCCGCGGCGGCATGCTCCACGCTCCGCCAGTTGTTGCCGAGCAGGCTGACGACTCCCGGCGGTTCGGGGTCGGTCCCGAATTCCTGGGTCGCGGGCCCCGGCGTGACCACGCCGTTCCGGGTGGAGACCAGCGCAAGCCCGAAGGCGACGAGCCAGAGCGCGATCAGGCCGGCGCCGCCCCAGTAGAGCTGTTCGATGAGCGTCACGCGAATCTCACCTGCACGGCATCCTGCGCCACGCCGGCGGTCTCGAAGTACTCCCGCCGCCCATGCGCTCCGCCCAGCCCCGCCACGACGTTCCCCGGGAAGCTCTCAAGGGCGGTGTGATAGCTCTGCACAGCGCTGTTGTAGAACTGCCGCGCGTACGCGATCCTGTCCTCCGCCGACCTCAACTCGGCCTGCACCGTACTGAAGTGCTGATCCGCCTTGAGTTCCGGATAGCTCTCCCCCAGCGCGAACAGCCTCCCCAGTGTCGCGGTGAGCGCGTCCTCGGCGGCCGCCCGGTCCGCAACACCGAGCCCTCCGCTTCCGGCCGCCCCGCGTGCGGCAGTGACCGCTTCGAAAGTGCCGCGCTCGTGAGCGGCGTAGCCGCGCGCCGCCTCGACGAGATTCGGTATCAGCTCATGTCGCCGCTTCAACTGCACATCGATCTGCGCCCACGAAGCCTGCGTCTGATTCCGCAGCCGAACGAGCCGGTTGTAGGTCCGAACGACCCACCACCCGGCCACGACGACAAACACCGCAACAACCGCACCCACGATGACACCCACGACGCCCCCCACAGGCCCCAGAAGATCCGGCCCTTCTGGCCGATCGACGCGATCTTATTCCGGCCGTCGATGCCCGCACCGCTCGGGAGCGTGGGCCCATGGGATGCGCGTGCTCGCGTCGGTGGTCTGGGGCGAAGCGGCTATCAGGCCGTGGGGACGCCATCCAGGAAGCCGGAGGCAGACTTGCTCGCACAATGACATCCCAAAGCCTGTGGTCGGTAGGGGCGGGTGGGTCTGCCCGTGGTGCCGAGTTCGTCCAGGGTCTGACGCCGGGCGAGGCTCTTGCGGTAGGACCAGGCATGGTCGGTCAGCACGCGTTCGGTCCTGGTGATGCCGAGGGGTGGTGAAGAAGACGGCTGCCCGGCGCAGGAAGTCGGCGCAGGTGGCGTCCTTTTCGTCGGCGTGGATCTCGCTGTAGGCGAGACGGGTGTGGTCGTCGACGGCGGAGTGCACGTAGTCGAACGCCAAGCCCTTGCGGGTGGTCCGACATGTCCTGGAGCCAGCCGTGGCCGTCGTAGTAGTAGCGGCGCCAGTACGGGTCGTCGAGGGCGG
This window contains:
- a CDS encoding DUF2207 family protein, encoding MTLIEQLYWGGAGLIALWLVAFGLALVSTRNGVVTPGPATQEFGTDPEPPGVVSLLGNNWRSVEHAAAATLLDLAARGLVELRQPGDDPARSTVHLTEGGRTAAGLRPYEQRVLDRVAARAAHGGAPIGAIAFRDDERAASWNTALRREVIAEARLRGLSRYRFAPLLVSALLVCAFVPGALFTVAAIMGHHGVRGALFVGVAPGAALAFLLGKTLGERATPKGLERAGHWAGLRAWLTAHEDFARLPPASVTVWDRYLAYGTALGVTSLTGRLLGFDSGDRRHVWSSYGGTWRQVRIRYPRLRPGFGGSTGRLLQLAAAAGVVAGALCAFAILRQPDWAVAVDAHDGGSLRRPGLVLSAGWVGSALLGLVVAGKFSRWTLFVAFLAMMPGNFASGSHGWFLDAMGHEGPLLGELVAIAAFGALAAYLLALACLERREPDTITGEVLRMESRKGKEVARFVALDEGDTDLTTAWALPAASQEIATGAQVRLRVSRGTRTIRSVELVRVATPEGDRAKAPKQAAS
- a CDS encoding LemA family protein → MGVIVGAVVAVFVVVAGWWVVRTYNRLVRLRNQTQASWAQIDVQLKRRHELIPNLVEAARGYAAHERGTFEAVTAARGAAGSGGLGVADRAAAEDALTATLGRLFALGESYPELKADQHFSTVQAELRSAEDRIAYARQFYNSAVQSYHTALESFPGNVVAGLGGAHGRREYFETAGVAQDAVQVRFA